AATAtggatctgctggaggaactcgatagGTTGAGCTACATCCGTGGGTGAAAAAGAATCTTGATGAGGGGCctcgactgagttcctccagcagagtcaTCTCATCAGAGAGTTGAAATACAGGGATGTATTTCTGGTTGGCATCCAGTGGTGAGCGGGGTGCCGCAGGGacggtgctgggcccgcaactgttcacaatatacattaacaatctggaagagcgGACAgtgtagggcagtggttctcaacctttatctttccactcacataccactttaagtaatccctagatggatgctctgagattagtaagggattgtttaagatggtctgtgggtggaaagaaaaaaggattgaaaaccacagttttaatcatccctaattgactcattatgtgcacggtttcagaactccaaaggaaatgggccagtgaccattttcctaaagcaaaatagttcagtaataattgggtcgagAGGaatgatcctcaaccttcccttcccacccatatcccaccttaagcaacctctGACTAacctcagagcaccgatggcatagggattactgaaagtgggatgtgagtggaaagaaaaaggttgagaaccactgattataGTCTAtcaaaatttgctgatgacaccaaattgTGCAGGGAGACTGTAGAGACATATAGGTAAAGAGAATGGATAAGGATCTGGCAGGTGGaggacaatgttggtaaatgtgaggttatccattttggaaggtaaaatggaagatcagattatgttttaaatggcaagcgattgaaGCATGCTGCCAGGCAGAAGGACCTGGGAGTGCTGTGCATGAATCGCATAAAGTTGGTTGGCaagtgcagcaggttatcaagaaggcaaatggaatgttgtccttcattgctagagggattgaatttaggaggagGGAGGTTATgccgcaactgtacaaggtattggtgaggccacatccggaaaactgggtgcagttctggtctccttacttgaagaaagatgtactgggtttggaggtggtgcagagaggttcaccaagttgattccagagatgtggGGGTTAgtctataaggagagattgagttgtctagggctgtactcattggaatttagaagaatgagaggggatcttatagaaacatataaaattatgcaaggcatagataagatagaggtaggaaagttgtttccagtggtggaggagaccagaactagggggcatagcctcaagaaccaggggagtagatttaggacggataTGAGGAGTGGAGTGGAAGGTAACCCAAGGATAGAGATGAgagtgagaggcagagaaaggctGGGGTGGTTCTTTGGGTAAgtagaggtgacctcagtaaatatatttaagacaaggttggatagatttttccatagtaggagaattaagggatatgaggaaaagacaggttggtggagatgagcccatcattagatcagccatgatctcattgaagggcagagcaggctcgacgggccgagtggccgactcctgctcctatttcctatgttcttatcTCTCATCTTGAAGTCATTTGGTGGATTGTAGCTGAATCCATACAATACAATAACTTCAGATTGAATATTCTTTTCTCAACATCAGATACTCTCACCACACAGTGGACAGATAAACCAACAGCAACTCAAGATTCtaaataaattttgaatttttaaaaataattttggtaCTTTACACATTCCAAATGGAATTGGCCGAGTTGGGAGATTTGTGGAGATGACCAATGGCTTGGTTTGAGATCAGTTTTAGTTTTTAATGAGCTTCTGAAAGAAGCAAAGAGGACCCAATTCTAACACAAGCCACAAGGAGGTTCATGAATGCACTCAAATATAACCTCAATGATGTTCAAAACATTGCCAAGTCCCCACATTCCCCCATGGCCTGAGCAGACGGTAATGCAGGAAGGAACCATAGAAGACGGCCACCAACCTTGAAGAAGAAGCCAACAGATTTCTGGTCCACGTCCACGTGGTCGTTTGTTGAGTCTGCAAAGCCCTCTTGCTTGTCTTCACCATCTTCTGGGCCCTTCAAGGACGACAGTGGGATCTCGATTAAACTAGTCCTTTTAACAGAGGAGGGATATTCTTTCCTTGCTGCGTCAGGCAGACCATCCAGTTGCTCGCTTGTCCTCTGAGGCACAATTGGTCCCACCGGCCTGAGGTTGCCTTCGTTTTCAAGGTCAAAGGCAGGGCTGACAGGTTCTGCTGACGAGGGCTCATTTGGCTGGCTGCCAATCCTTGCCAGTGGGCCAACCGGCCTTGACTTTGGCCTGGCTTCAACATCCATCTCCCCCTCTTGATCTTCACCAAAGCAAATGGAAGACTTCGTCTGCACTGTCACCTGGCTTGGGGAGAACTTCCGGAGGTGGGGCAGGGAGTCCACATTTTGTGGAGGGGTGAGGACGCGCGTTAAAGGCGGTATCTTCAACTCCACGGGGCGCGAGTGCCTCGGGCTCTTGGGAGGGGTGGGATTCCCCTTCTTCTGGGCTGCCTGGGGAGAACGGGTGGCAGAAGGAGCAGGCTTGCGGGAGGGCGAGGGTGAAGGGGACGAGAACTCAGTGGACCTAGGAGGCTGGAAGTCGCGCGTTGGCCTCTGTGAGGATGACTTGGGAGCGGGAATCACCCACGCCTGGGCGTTCTTCTTCTCCATCAAGGAGTCCTGCTGTTGCTGCAACCTCTGCATGTCTACTTGCAGCGAGGACAAGGCAGAGTTGAGCCTCGCCACGGCATTGTTGTACTCCCCAACGTCGGCGTCTGCCTCGGCCTCCCTCGGAGACGCTGGCACATTGAGCTTCACGTGCTTCTCTGCCTGGCTCTTGCCAAGACTCTCCTCACGTTTTTCCGTCGTCATGTCACCTCTTCCCGCCAGTTCCGATGGGGTTGGGCTCTCACTTTCGTCATCATCCTCGATCTTTGACAACCGTTCTTCCAGGGACAACTTCCTCTTGTCTGCCTCAGTGCCTGAGCCGCTGTCTTCCGACTCCCTGCCCTCCTCTTTCTTTTTCAGCTGCAGAAAGGCACTCTTTCCCAACCTCTGCCGGTGCTTGGCGAAGATGGCTTCTATCCTTTTCTTCTGCGCCTCGATGGCTCTCCGCTTCTCTTCCAGACGGATGCCCAACTGCGTCATCTCCGAGGCCAGTGCCTGGTTCCTGCTGGGACTCTCATCAGATCTCTGAGCCCAGGAGGCCATCGCCTGATCGTTCAGATCCACGCTGTCGGGCGTAGTCTTCTGTGAGGCGGTTGACTTGGATTCTGCTGGGCTGATCTTCTTCATTTTCCTCTCAGCGAAGCTGGTCATCTTGACTCCAGAGCCTGAGGACGTCACGCTCTCCGCCTGCGAACTCAGGGAGCTGAGGCACGATGTGCATTCATCCTTGCTGGTGCCGTCCTTCTCCAGGGCGGGCCTGGACGAGTCCTCCACATCTGAATCCAGGCTGTTGTCTCGCAGAACCGAGTCGTCATCCCGTGAAAAATTCCTATCTTCGGACTGGACTTCTCCACTGTTTGCCTGGTCTTCACCTGGGGCAGTGATCCCAGAATCCTTTGCTGTGTTGGCAGGCTTGTAAGAAGGATTAAGGTCACACTGGGTTGAGTTCGCCTTGGGTTTCACAAATTCTTCTGTCACATTGGGCCTGTGCAAGAAAAAGCCATCTGGCGCTCCTTCAGGACGAAGCCTTGGTTCAAGTTTATCCGAGTTGTGGATGATCTTTAAGGCTTCCTCAATGGTGGGCAACTCCATGTAGTTATTATGATCATCGACCAGGCCATTTTCAACAGGCATCTGGTACCCCGGATGCTCTTTGGGCAACTGCGACCGTTTCCTGGGCGCCGTCAAGTGCCCATTGCCATTTCCCACGACCGCCTCCTTTCCCAAGTAACCACCAGTGTTATCGGCACAACCGTACGGCGCTCCCAGGAGACTGCTGTGTGGTTGGTAGACATTGGTAGACAGGTTGTCGGAGCTGACAGACCTCATCAGGCCAATGGGATTGCCCATGACCACGTCCACATCGCTGTCCAGCCCGAAGGGGATGCTGAAGGAGATGGCTTGCGATAGTGGTCTGCATAGGAGAGAGGGTGGAGCCCATTCAGGTTAACGATCGGTGGCTCatacaaaaggaaaggcagggtCGGccgcaacaggtaatcaagaattGGAAAGGCtgccaggtggagaagggagaaggaTATTTGCTAAATCAAAAGGGTTTGATTGGTGAGCTCAGCCATGGTTTGTCATGGAAGGAGACTGTTTGGCCCATTCAGTCCACAGTGGCTCCCAGTAGAGCAATCCCATCAGTCCCATTCCCTGTACTTTCCCTCCTAGCTTTTCTCATTATTCTCAAATCTTTTCACACTATGCCTTCAACCAGTCAAATTTGGATCATAATGACTCCGTCAACAAAATTTTCCTTGCATCATGCTTTTCCATCTCTTGCCCCAAGTGTTAAATTATTTTCCCAACCCTTGAAGCATCTGATGGTTTCTTTCTGACCCCTCCATCATCCCTTCTCTGCTCTTGTCCATTTCCACAACACCCTCCCAACCTCTTGCTCTAAGAACTACCCCAGCCTTTCTCTGTTATCTCtctccatataacaattacaatacagaaactagtccgcactgatttaagtgaactcctctagtcccacctatctactcctccaatcccctcacatccatgcactaatccaaccttctcttaaatgacaaaattgaccctgctgcaaccaccttttctggaaggtcattccactcagccaccactctctgagtgaagaggttttcCCTCATGTTacatctaaacttttgccccctaactccttgttccaatctcacctacccttttCATTGGCCACGTAACTCCATTCAGTCCCAAGTGCTGAAAAAGCAACTCCAAAtcaatcccaccccctcccccccagccccaaAGTGGATCCTAGACGGTGGGATTTCTCCAATTCTTGCTCCCAGCGAGAACATTTACCCCCTCACCCCCTCAGCATTCCTGACTGCTTACAGCAAACTCTTGAGAGATTCGCCACTGAATTTAATCTCTTGCTCTTCTGAATGACAGCAATGAATTCAATTCTTGCAGTGAGTAATAACCTTAATTTAGAAAGTTAAGAACAAAATTTCTTTGTAGCTTCAGTGGCCTATTTCCTCATGTGTTAAATGAGGCCGTTTCTCTCAGAGATCCTTAACAACCTTCCATAGCAACAGATAAATgttaaattggatactgcttCCCTTCTGCTGAGACCAACAGACTTGCATTGAGAAGAAAAGATGACCCTTGACCTTTACCTCTCTGACCTTCCAGTCCAAGTGTTCCCCAAATCTTGACCCTCACTCTCAGCTCTCTCTGTTGATTTTCAGGGCACAGCTGCAGATATACGTGAAttcggccagtgccatcacgggcaccatcgctccatcaaggacatttacaagaggtggtttcttaagaaagcagcctccatcctcaaggacccccccccctcccaccccaccgccctcttcacactgctgccatcaggaaggaggtacggaAACCTGAAGTCGGCACCTAGCGGCACAAaaagagcttcttcccctccgccatcaggtttctgaatggatgATGGGTCTCAACAAATAAGCAGTCCTCTCTTGAGTTCTCCACCTGGGACCACATCCAGCCATCCTGGCAACACGACTACTGCCCTTCAATTAAAAATGCAAAGTTATTTCACCACAATTAATAACATTCGTTCATCTTTGAGATTGGATCTTAGCCTTTGAGACAGTGTGTGTATAGCCATGGCACAGATCAAGAGGTGGAAACATATTGATCTCAGCGGACGCACGACATTCGGGATGGACACGCAAGGGCAAGGGGCCTGCTTCCGTGTGGGAGTATTGGGGCCTGCTTCCGTGTGGGAGTATTGGGGACCTGCTGTGTGGGAGTATTGGGGGCCTGCTTCTGTGTGGGAGCATTGGGCACACCCCTCATCTGCAGCAAGAATGAACACACTCTTGTTTCCATCACACTCCATAATGCAAACTTTGATGGAAGTGGAGCTACAAGCTGCGGAGTGGGCAATCTGGCTGCCCACCCTCTCCACAACCACTGAAGAATTGTCTGGCCCTCGTTGCTGACCATCAACTAACCATCCCAAATGGAACTGCTACTTTATTGTGAGTtgttgcaaagaaaaaaaatttggaataaGACCAGCAATTCTCAAAATTAAAGAAATCTCTTCAGGACGGAGAAAGATTCAAGCCCAACCCTTTTTGTAAGTAGACTTCCCGACTTGGCTCCAAAGCTGGACAATATTGTACGATATTAGAAGCAACCTTAACCCAATAGTAATCCATTTTACCAGAACATTTCACTACTGAAAATTTATATTGGAAGTGGAGATCAAAGCAAAGGGAGAACAAATCACCTTGTCAACCCAGTCTTGACCAaactggagtggagaggaatgggaaTAGATTCACTGAAATTCATTTCAATTTTCGGTGCATCTCGGCCAGTTCTGCACTGAGCAAGACAAAGTATGTGTAAAGTGAAATGCACTGGAATCCGAGCAGGCCTCACATCACAGGGTGAACCAACCGGACAGGGTGTCTCACCTTCCCTCAACCCCAACATTTGTGTCGGTGATACTTTACCTCTTCAGCTGTTTCTTTGCCCATCCCTTTCCAAAGGAATCAACTTGTGACATTGAGGTAGAGTGAGGCAGGGAACCTGGGGAGATAGGCAAAGGTGTTTGGATTTAAatggagtaaaaagcaggcagagcTTCATCTGGTCCAGTGACATCACCTCAATGGCACTCCAACTagttccatcaaggacatttacaagaggtggtTTCTTAAGATCCAAATGGAACAccggagtaaaacacaaaaatctgcagacaccgtggttgaactaaaaacacgacgctggagaaacttagcaggtcaaacagcatccttcatgtagcaaagataaagatacagaaccaatgtttcgggcttgagcccttcatcaaggggtgAGCAGAATGTCAGCAGgctcccaaacaaaatggtgggggagtgggtggaggggaggcaggaggcaataggtagataagggagggagggcacatcgatgaacagggggagaggggtggctctgtgaatggagagggaagggggtgagaggtggaggaaaggagacagagagatggggaagggagggaaaatggGGAGTGGTCAGCAGGAACCGGAGAtatcaatgttaatgctgtccagttggagagtggcccagacagaaaattaggtgttgttcctctaatctacaggtggtcttagtgggatagtgcatgaggccatggacaaacatgtaagcacgggagtggggtgcagactTGAATTGGTTGgcactgggagattcctgtcactgatgcagacagagggaaggtgctcagagaaatgatctcccagtctgcgtccagtctctctgaactagaggaggccacagcgggagcaccggatgccgtagatgacccctgcagattcacaagtgaagtgttgcttcacttagaaaggttgtttggggccccgaaaagtggcgagggaggaagtgtgggtgcaaacGTGGCtcttcctgcggccacaggggaaggt
This genomic window from Narcine bancroftii isolate sNarBan1 chromosome 3, sNarBan1.hap1, whole genome shotgun sequence contains:
- the camsap3 gene encoding calmodulin-regulated spectrin-associated protein 3 isoform X2, giving the protein MELVTSPTLKERYPVSFNIDTELPLVSEVPIRLGNCPVENVPEELREPFYTDQYDQEHIKPPVIRLLLSSDIYCRVCGQTLPRDELRPLQDNAAVLQALLQKGLQVMDQEVVVTEADLRKKPIKMGAHLSVIDALMTAYMMETLSGAKVAVDTEEIANLSNQGLASAEFRLLLWVDKVNQKLRDISERLHQLRQQSGVDHPNNQGIRYRKDKVLSKQTPCFPNVTQLKDLANGCAVAALIHHYCPDVLRLQDICLKETMSVADSLYNLQLIVEFTQEYLGSCYHLGLEDMLYTPPVLKINILTFVAELFWWFEILKPEFVRPREMLDLEDLPGSGPNTPIGAGSCSHLPAFLLKQPFLPVVQQLSPVRSSSGSLPHSTSMSQVDSFGKGWAKKQLKRPLSQAISFSIPFGLDSDVDVVMGNPIGLMRSVSSDNLSTNVYQPHSSLLGAPYGCADNTGGYLGKEAVVGNGNGHLTAPRKRSQLPKEHPGYQMPVENGLVDDHNNYMELPTIEEALKIIHNSDKLEPRLRPEGAPDGFFLHRPNVTEEFVKPKANSTQCDLNPSYKPANTAKDSGITAPGEDQANSGEVQSEDRNFSRDDDSVLRDNSLDSDVEDSSRPALEKDGTSKDECTSCLSSLSSQAESVTSSGSGVKMTSFAERKMKKISPAESKSTASQKTTPDSVDLNDQAMASWAQRSDESPSRNQALASEMTQLGIRLEEKRRAIEAQKKRIEAIFAKHRQRLGKSAFLQLKKKEEGRESEDSGSGTEADKRKLSLEERLSKIEDDDESESPTPSELAGRGDMTTEKREESLGKSQAEKHVKLNVPASPREAEADADVGEYNNAVARLNSALSSLQVDMQRLQQQQDSLMEKKNAQAWVIPAPKSSSQRPTRDFQPPRSTEFSSPSPSPSRKPAPSATRSPQAAQKKGNPTPPKSPRHSRPVELKIPPLTRVLTPPQNVDSLPHLRKFSPSQVTVQTKSSICFGEDQEGEMDVEARPKSRPVGPLARIGSQPNEPSSAEPVSPAFDLENEGNLRPVGPIVPQRTSEQLDGLPDAARKEYPSSVKRTSLIEIPLSSLKGPEDGEDKQEGFADSTNDHVDVDQKSVGFFFKDEAKAEEEMALKRATLMEKQQKRTEEFRKRRLWLDAEKEKEQSRQQTEEEKPEKNFIKQEYLRRQQLKVMDDLDKVLRAKSPANRGRKPRPKSSVFRDDSILSRSPVKGLLGSRLNKVYSRSTLSLCTMVNDSANSLSVKKSPRTESPSGLPSPNRLGNHNGEKDWENASTASSPASIPEYTGPKLYKEPSAKSNKYIIQNAITRCCLAGKVNEPQKNKILEEIDKSKSNHYLILFRDNSCQFRAVYTYPPESEEMHRVAGVGPKIITKNMIEGIYKYNSDRKQFTQIPSKTLSASVDAVTIQGHLWQTKRLATPKKSSK
- the camsap3 gene encoding calmodulin-regulated spectrin-associated protein 3 isoform X1 — protein: MELVTSPTLKERYPVSFNIDTELPLVSEVPIRLGNCPVENVPEELREPFYTDQYDQEHIKPPVIRLLLSSDIYCRVCGQTLPRDELRPLQDNAAVLQALLQKGLQVMDQEVVVTEADLRKKPIKMGAHLSVIDALMTAYMMETLSGAKVAVDTEEIANLSNQGLASAEFRLLLWVDKVNQKLRDISERLHQLRQQSGVDHPNNQGIRYRKDKVLSKQTPCFPNVTQLKDLANGCAVAALIHHYCPDVLRLQDICLKETMSVADSLYNLQLIVEFTQEYLGSCYHLGLEDMLYTPPVLKINILTFVAELFWWFEILKPEFVRPREMLDLEDLPGSGPNTPIGAGSCSHLPAFLLKQPFLPVVQQLSPVRSSSGSLPHSTSMSQVDSFGKGWAKKQLKRTGRDAPKIEMNFSESIPIPLHSSLVKTGLTRPLSQAISFSIPFGLDSDVDVVMGNPIGLMRSVSSDNLSTNVYQPHSSLLGAPYGCADNTGGYLGKEAVVGNGNGHLTAPRKRSQLPKEHPGYQMPVENGLVDDHNNYMELPTIEEALKIIHNSDKLEPRLRPEGAPDGFFLHRPNVTEEFVKPKANSTQCDLNPSYKPANTAKDSGITAPGEDQANSGEVQSEDRNFSRDDDSVLRDNSLDSDVEDSSRPALEKDGTSKDECTSCLSSLSSQAESVTSSGSGVKMTSFAERKMKKISPAESKSTASQKTTPDSVDLNDQAMASWAQRSDESPSRNQALASEMTQLGIRLEEKRRAIEAQKKRIEAIFAKHRQRLGKSAFLQLKKKEEGRESEDSGSGTEADKRKLSLEERLSKIEDDDESESPTPSELAGRGDMTTEKREESLGKSQAEKHVKLNVPASPREAEADADVGEYNNAVARLNSALSSLQVDMQRLQQQQDSLMEKKNAQAWVIPAPKSSSQRPTRDFQPPRSTEFSSPSPSPSRKPAPSATRSPQAAQKKGNPTPPKSPRHSRPVELKIPPLTRVLTPPQNVDSLPHLRKFSPSQVTVQTKSSICFGEDQEGEMDVEARPKSRPVGPLARIGSQPNEPSSAEPVSPAFDLENEGNLRPVGPIVPQRTSEQLDGLPDAARKEYPSSVKRTSLIEIPLSSLKGPEDGEDKQEGFADSTNDHVDVDQKSVGFFFKDEAKAEEEMALKRATLMEKQQKRTEEFRKRRLWLDAEKEKEQSRQQTEEEKPEKNFIKQEYLRRQQLKVMDDLDKVLRAKSPANRGRKPRPKSSVFRDDSILSRSPVKGLLGSRLNKVYSRSTLSLCTMVNDSANSLSVKKSPRTESPSGLPSPNRLGNHNGEKDWENASTASSPASIPEYTGPKLYKEPSAKSNKYIIQNAITRCCLAGKVNEPQKNKILEEIDKSKSNHYLILFRDNSCQFRAVYTYPPESEEMHRVAGVGPKIITKNMIEGIYKYNSDRKQFTQIPSKTLSASVDAVTIQGHLWQTKRLATPKKSSK